A section of the Campylobacter lanienae NCTC 13004 genome encodes:
- a CDS encoding type II secretion system protein codes for MRSAFTMIELVFVIVVLGILASIAVPRLIATKDDASAMTSATLLKDTIVQLTAYYTINGKLPAGELKSQSNLDKLAPTYNKSYNNNETWTKCLTITLTSDTIGIDDANLDDEPLCKTLVKIPAVKEWIDNDITLSGGGIFN; via the coding sequence ATGAGATCAGCATTTACTATGATAGAATTGGTTTTTGTGATTGTGGTGCTAGGAATACTAGCTAGTATAGCTGTCCCTAGGCTCATTGCGACTAAGGATGACGCAAGTGCGATGACTTCGGCAACTTTGTTAAAAGATACGATTGTCCAACTCACGGCATATTACACTATAAATGGCAAACTCCCTGCTGGCGAGCTAAAATCTCAATCAAATTTAGATAAATTGGCCCCAACCTATAATAAATCATACAACAATAACGAAACTTGGACAAAATGCCTAACTATCACTCTCACAAGCGATACTATAGGCATAGATGATGCTAATTTAGATGATGAACCTCTATGTAAAACTCTAGTCAAAATCCCAGCTGTTAAAGAGTGGATAGATAATGATATCACACTAAGCGGTGGTGGAATATTTAATTAA
- the tatA gene encoding twin-arginine translocase TatA/TatE family subunit has translation MGSMSISHWLIVLAIIVLLFGAKKIPELAKGMGKGIKSFKKEMEDDTPLEQIQKSEETTQTKKDETQKSA, from the coding sequence ATGGGTAGTATGAGTATAAGTCACTGGTTGATTGTTTTGGCGATTATTGTTTTGCTTTTTGGCGCAAAAAAGATCCCTGAATTAGCAAAAGGTATGGGTAAAGGTATAAAAAGCTTCAAAAAAGAGATGGAAGATGATACCCCATTAGAGCAAATTCAAAAGAGCGAAGAGACAACTCAAACCAAAAAAGATGAAACTCAAAAGAGTGCCTAA
- a CDS encoding ArsR/SmtB family transcription factor yields the protein MKNLDDFLKITGALNDESRVKILAFLHKYGTLCVCDLQNSLQMIQSRLSRHLKILKDAGFLSVERKGVWAYYGLNENMNSYCKNALNEIQNIQLNLPELNRITQKEKCF from the coding sequence ATGAAAAATTTAGATGATTTTTTAAAAATTACGGGAGCTTTAAATGATGAAAGCAGAGTAAAAATTCTAGCTTTTTTACACAAATACGGCACTCTTTGCGTATGTGATTTACAAAATTCTTTACAAATGATACAATCTCGCCTTTCAAGGCACTTAAAAATCCTAAAAGACGCCGGCTTTTTAAGTGTTGAGAGAAAAGGTGTATGGGCTTACTATGGACTTAATGAAAATATGAACTCATATTGTAAAAATGCTTTAAATGAAATTCAAAATATCCAGCTTAATTTGCCAGAATTAAATAGAATTACTCAAAAAGAAAAGTGTTTTTAA
- a CDS encoding permease encodes MLEKLLESIKAFIFYFIELSVLFIAIAFIVALLNQKFSKKIERYLSANSLLSYIKAMFLGALTPFCSCSTIPLLSGLLKSGVSFGVSVAYLLVSPLVNPIIIAMLVISFGLNLSLFYILFIFIFVFIFSLSISKFNSDKFLNDDFIKKEYFTPSNHHNISKQNCCQTKIINFSTQKQSLNSQTKSSYKDLFIKVLKDYKKLLPYIVIGMGIGAIIYGFVPKEFLQSYLAEFEIFSVVIAAFVGVLLYIRVEAIIPIGLSLIDCGVSLGAVMSFLIAGGGCSLPELILLKRIFKMNFLLIFISCVLLTAIIFGVLIDIFL; translated from the coding sequence ATGTTAGAAAAACTTCTTGAAAGCATTAAAGCTTTTATATTTTATTTTATTGAACTTTCTGTTTTATTTATCGCGATTGCTTTTATAGTGGCACTATTAAATCAGAAATTTTCTAAGAAAATAGAGAGATATCTAAGTGCAAACTCTCTTTTGAGCTATATCAAAGCTATGTTTTTAGGTGCTTTAACGCCATTTTGCTCTTGTTCTACCATACCTTTGTTAAGCGGTTTGTTAAAATCAGGGGTAAGCTTTGGGGTAAGCGTGGCTTATCTTTTAGTCTCACCACTTGTAAATCCGATAATCATTGCTATGTTAGTTATATCATTTGGTTTAAATCTTAGCTTATTTTATATATTATTTATTTTTATTTTTGTTTTTATATTTTCTTTGAGTATTTCTAAATTTAACTCTGATAAATTTTTAAACGATGATTTTATCAAAAAAGAGTATTTTACGCCATCAAATCATCACAATATAAGCAAACAAAACTGCTGCCAAACTAAAATAATAAATTTTAGCACTCAAAAACAGAGCTTAAATTCTCAAACTAAAAGTAGCTATAAAGATCTATTTATAAAAGTGTTAAAAGATTATAAAAAACTACTTCCGTATATCGTCATAGGTATGGGTATCGGAGCTATTATCTATGGTTTTGTCCCAAAAGAGTTTTTACAAAGTTATTTAGCAGAATTTGAGATTTTTAGCGTTGTGATAGCTGCTTTTGTAGGAGTTTTGCTATATATTAGGGTTGAGGCTATCATCCCGATAGGGCTATCTTTGATAGATTGTGGTGTATCTTTGGGGGCGGTAATGAGTTTTTTGATAGCCGGAGGTGGCTGCTCTTTGCCAGAGCTTATCTTGTTAAAACGCATTTTTAAAATGAATTTCTTACTGATATTTATCTCTTGTGTGCTTTTGACCGCTATAATATTTGGTGTATTAATAGATATATTTTTGTAG
- the nadD gene encoding nicotinate (nicotinamide) nucleotide adenylyltransferase, translating into MNIAIFGGSFDPPHLGHDMIVKEALKSLNINKLIIIPTFLSPFKSEFGAPPLLRLQWCNELWSNLDEKIIISDYEISQNRPVATIESVRYFKREFNPKKIYLIIGADQLKNLDKWHKFDELRELVSFVVASRDGIRVESNLQKLDINVKISSSKIKSELNFKHIPTAILDSVEKFYKDKNAK; encoded by the coding sequence TTGAATATAGCTATTTTTGGTGGAAGTTTTGACCCGCCACATTTGGGTCATGATATGATCGTAAAAGAGGCCTTAAAGAGCTTAAATATTAATAAACTTATTATTATTCCAACATTTTTAAGCCCTTTTAAGAGCGAATTTGGTGCGCCACCGCTTTTGAGACTTCAGTGGTGTAATGAGCTTTGGTCTAATCTAGATGAAAAAATTATAATAAGTGATTATGAAATTTCGCAAAATCGACCGGTGGCTACAATAGAGAGTGTGAGATATTTTAAGCGTGAGTTTAATCCTAAGAAAATTTATCTAATAATCGGTGCTGATCAGCTAAAAAATTTAGATAAATGGCATAAATTTGATGAGTTAAGGGAGCTTGTAAGCTTCGTTGTGGCTAGTAGAGATGGGATTAGGGTTGAATCAAATTTGCAAAAACTAGATATAAATGTTAAAATCTCATCTTCAAAGATTAAATCTGAGTTAAATTTTAAGCATATTCCAACTGCTATTTTAGATAGTGTTGAGAAATTTTATAAGGATAAAAATGCAAAATAG
- a CDS encoding aspartate carbamoyltransferase catalytic subunit gives MSYSKKDLISTKDLSRDDIFQILNLAKDYKNLNLKNEKKSPLLKGVTVVNSFFENSTRTRTSFEIAAKRLSSDAINFTASNSSTNKGETLIDTIKNIESMKTDIFIMRHSSSGAAKFVASHTPSCVINAGDGCNEHPTQALLDLFTIYDKFGSFDNLSVSIIGDIAHSRVARSNIYAMQTLGIKVKLFGPPQMMQYARVFGCEICKDMDEAVRDSDAIIMLRIQLERSDDETPFPSIREYSRYFGLSKNRMKQAKDNAIILHPGPINRGVELNSDVADDPRVSNILNQVENGVAIRMAILDIVYKNLKGL, from the coding sequence ATGTCCTACTCCAAAAAAGATCTAATCTCCACAAAAGATCTTAGCCGTGATGATATATTTCAGATTTTAAATTTAGCCAAAGATTACAAAAATTTAAATTTAAAAAATGAGAAAAAATCCCCACTTTTAAAGGGCGTTACGGTTGTAAATTCATTTTTCGAAAACTCCACTAGAACTCGCACAAGCTTTGAAATCGCCGCCAAAAGACTCTCAAGCGATGCTATAAATTTCACCGCTAGCAATTCTAGCACAAATAAAGGCGAAACACTAATCGATACAATCAAAAATATAGAATCTATGAAAACAGATATATTTATAATGCGTCATAGTAGCTCAGGTGCTGCTAAATTCGTAGCTTCTCACACTCCAAGCTGCGTTATAAATGCCGGCGATGGATGCAATGAGCACCCCACTCAAGCTTTGCTAGATCTATTTACTATCTATGATAAATTTGGCTCATTTGATAACCTAAGTGTATCGATAATCGGCGATATAGCACACTCTAGAGTAGCAAGGTCAAATATCTATGCTATGCAGACCCTAGGTATCAAAGTCAAGCTATTTGGCCCACCTCAAATGATGCAATATGCTAGAGTTTTTGGCTGCGAAATTTGTAAAGATATGGATGAGGCTGTGCGTGATAGTGATGCTATTATCATGCTTAGAATTCAGCTAGAAAGAAGCGATGATGAGACGCCTTTTCCTAGTATTAGAGAGTATAGTAGATATTTTGGCCTTAGTAAAAACAGAATGAAACAAGCCAAAGATAACGCTATAATCCTTCATCCAGGCCCAATAAATCGTGGAGTAGAGCTAAATAGCGATGTAGCAGACGACCCAAGAGTCTCTAATATACTAAACCAAGTAGAAAATGGCGTAGCTATAAGAATGGCTATATTAGATATAGTTTATAAAAACCTTAAAGGGCTATAA
- the gap gene encoding type I glyceraldehyde-3-phosphate dehydrogenase: MALKIAINGFGRIGRCAARIILNNPAEYELSIINDTAERKMTRYLLKYDTVHGEFDQDVEVLNDDYIAINGKKIRVYSTRDINDLDLKGIDVVLECTGKFLTKEQCQTYIAKGAKKVIMSAPAKDDTPTFVLGVNSDKYEGQTIISNASCTTNCLGPVTRVLEDLYGIKKGLMTTIHAYTNGQSLVDVKCRDFRRSRAAAANMIPTSTGAAKAMKLVMPSLDGKLHGQSIRVPVPNVSIVDLTAVLEKSVTKDELNNAFVEASKGSLKGIMAVDFDERVSSDFITSNYSSIVAADLTQVICGDMIKVMAWYDNEWGYSNRLVEMAKFISEK, translated from the coding sequence ATGGCACTTAAAATAGCAATTAATGGTTTTGGAAGAATCGGCAGATGTGCTGCTAGGATTATACTCAATAACCCAGCAGAGTATGAATTAAGCATTATAAACGATACTGCTGAGCGTAAAATGACTAGATATCTACTCAAATATGACACCGTTCATGGTGAATTCGATCAAGATGTAGAAGTTTTAAATGATGATTATATCGCTATCAATGGCAAAAAAATCAGAGTATATAGCACAAGAGATATCAATGATTTAGACCTAAAGGGAATTGATGTAGTATTAGAATGTACCGGCAAATTCCTTACAAAAGAGCAATGCCAAACCTACATCGCCAAAGGTGCTAAAAAGGTTATAATGAGCGCACCAGCTAAGGATGATACTCCAACATTTGTTTTAGGTGTAAATTCAGATAAATACGAAGGCCAAACAATCATCTCCAACGCAAGCTGTACTACCAACTGCTTAGGTCCTGTAACTAGGGTTTTAGAAGATCTTTATGGTATAAAAAAGGGCCTTATGACTACCATCCACGCATACACAAATGGCCAAAGCCTAGTAGATGTCAAATGCCGTGATTTTAGGCGTTCTAGAGCAGCTGCTGCTAATATGATCCCTACTAGCACAGGAGCTGCCAAAGCTATGAAATTAGTAATGCCTAGCCTAGATGGCAAACTACACGGACAAAGCATTAGAGTTCCAGTCCCAAATGTATCAATTGTAGATTTGACTGCTGTACTTGAAAAAAGCGTAACAAAAGATGAGCTAAATAACGCATTTGTAGAAGCTAGCAAAGGTAGCTTAAAGGGCATTATGGCTGTGGATTTTGATGAGAGAGTTAGTAGCGATTTTATCACCTCAAACTACTCAAGCATAGTAGCGGCTGATCTAACTCAAGTAATTTGCGGTGATATGATTAAGGTAATGGCGTGGTATGACAATGAGTGGGGCTATAGCAATCGCTTAGTTGAAATGGCTAAATTTATAAGCGAGAAGTGA
- the rsfS gene encoding ribosome silencing factor, which produces MQNRIDKIVKILDDKKAENIEIIDMQGRDYLSKFVIVATTLAARHGAALLDDLKSELKPAGENFLGVESSEDWTVIDLGDIMIHLMSEAYRAKYNIEEFLKELNTKSN; this is translated from the coding sequence ATGCAAAATAGAATAGATAAAATTGTTAAAATTTTAGATGATAAAAAGGCTGAAAATATCGAAATTATCGATATGCAAGGTAGGGATTATTTGAGTAAATTTGTAATTGTAGCTACCACTTTGGCCGCACGGCATGGGGCTGCTTTGTTAGATGATTTAAAGAGTGAGCTAAAGCCTGCTGGGGAGAATTTTTTGGGTGTTGAGAGTAGTGAAGATTGGACTGTGATTGACCTTGGTGATATCATGATTCACCTTATGAGTGAGGCGTATAGGGCAAAATACAATATAGAAGAGTTTTTAAAAGAGTTAAATACAAAATCCAATTAA
- a CDS encoding phosphoglycerate kinase → MSEIISIKDIEFKSGSKVLVRCDFNTPMDEFNNITDDRRIRSVIPTIRYILDQGCSVILASHLGRPKNGYEDKYSLLPVAKRLGRLMDREIKFAHDVVGYDAKEKVQKLQSGEILLLENLRFEKGETKDDINLAKSLSEFADYYVNDAFGVCHRAHSSVHAITQCYDSEHKAAGFLLIKEIEFGQNLIRHPSRPFVAVTGGSKVSGKLQALTNLLPRIDKLIIGGGMAFTFLKALGENIGNSLLEEELVEEASNILKKGRELGVKIYLPVDVVAAQSFSNDSAIKYVPVQEIPNGWMGLDIGPASVKLFKEAIADAQTIWWNGPMGVFEMDKFSKGSIKMSHAIGESFATTVVGGGDTADVVERAGDTDEMTFISTGGGASLELIEGKELPGVRVLLREDNI, encoded by the coding sequence ATGAGTGAGATTATTTCTATAAAAGATATTGAATTTAAAAGTGGTAGCAAGGTTCTTGTAAGGTGCGATTTTAACACGCCTATGGATGAATTTAACAACATCACAGATGATAGAAGAATCCGCTCAGTTATCCCAACTATAAGATATATTTTAGATCAAGGTTGCTCTGTTATCTTAGCTAGCCACTTAGGTCGCCCAAAAAATGGCTACGAAGACAAATACTCACTTCTACCAGTAGCTAAAAGACTTGGTAGATTAATGGATAGAGAGATTAAATTTGCTCACGATGTAGTCGGCTACGATGCTAAAGAAAAGGTTCAAAAACTACAATCTGGCGAGATTTTGTTATTAGAAAATTTACGCTTTGAAAAGGGCGAGACAAAAGATGATATAAACTTGGCGAAATCTCTTAGCGAATTTGCTGATTACTATGTCAATGACGCTTTTGGCGTATGTCATAGAGCTCACTCTAGCGTCCATGCTATAACTCAATGCTACGATAGTGAGCATAAGGCTGCTGGATTTTTGCTAATTAAAGAGATTGAATTTGGTCAAAATCTAATCCGCCACCCTAGTCGCCCATTTGTCGCAGTAACGGGCGGATCAAAAGTAAGTGGCAAACTTCAAGCCCTAACCAATCTCTTGCCACGCATTGATAAATTAATCATCGGTGGCGGTATGGCATTTACATTTTTAAAAGCTCTTGGTGAAAATATCGGAAATTCCCTTTTAGAAGAGGAGCTTGTAGAAGAAGCATCAAACATTCTTAAAAAAGGCCGTGAGCTAGGCGTGAAAATTTATCTGCCTGTTGATGTCGTAGCGGCTCAAAGTTTTAGCAATGATAGTGCGATCAAGTATGTTCCTGTTCAAGAGATCCCAAATGGCTGGATGGGGCTAGATATCGGCCCAGCTAGCGTGAAGCTGTTTAAAGAGGCAATTGCCGATGCTCAAACCATCTGGTGGAATGGCCCTATGGGTGTTTTTGAGATGGATAAATTCAGCAAAGGTAGCATAAAAATGAGCCACGCTATTGGAGAGAGCTTTGCTACTACTGTGGTCGGCGGCGGCGATACTGCTGATGTAGTTGAGAGAGCTGGGGATACTGATGAGATGACCTTTATCTCAACAGGTGGTGGTGCTAGCTTGGAGCTTATAGAGGGCAAGGAGCTGCCTGGAGTTAGAGTGCTTTTAAGAGAAGATAATATATGA
- the fabI gene encoding enoyl-ACP reductase FabI has product MILEGKKGLIVGVANKMSIAYGIAKACKDQGADLAFTFLNDAIKKRVEPIAAELESSYIYELDVNNQSHLDSLADKIKSDFGQIDFVVHAVAFAPKEALEGEFINTTKEAFDIAMDTSVYSLISLTRAVLPVLKSGGAILTLSYLGGAKFVPHYNVMGVAKAALESSVRYLAHDLGAKNIRVNAISAGPIKTLAASGIGDFKMILHWNECNAPLKRNVSIEDVGKSGMYLLSDLSSGVTGEVHYVDAGYNIMGMGDIAEQNGATILAWDKFKE; this is encoded by the coding sequence ATGATATTAGAAGGCAAAAAGGGATTAATAGTCGGCGTAGCAAATAAGATGAGTATAGCCTATGGTATCGCAAAAGCGTGTAAAGACCAGGGGGCGGATTTGGCTTTTACATTTTTAAATGATGCTATCAAAAAGCGTGTTGAGCCTATCGCAGCTGAACTTGAAAGCTCTTATATATATGAGCTAGACGTAAATAATCAATCCCATCTTGACTCTTTGGCCGATAAGATAAAATCTGATTTTGGCCAGATTGATTTTGTCGTTCATGCGGTGGCCTTTGCTCCTAAAGAGGCATTAGAGGGTGAATTTATTAATACCACAAAAGAGGCTTTCGATATAGCGATGGATACTAGCGTATATTCGCTTATAAGCCTTACTAGAGCTGTTCTACCTGTGCTTAAAAGTGGTGGAGCGATTTTGACTCTAAGCTATCTTGGCGGAGCTAAATTTGTCCCACATTATAATGTAATGGGCGTAGCTAAAGCAGCTCTTGAGAGTAGCGTAAGATATCTTGCTCATGACCTTGGAGCTAAAAATATTAGAGTAAATGCTATCTCAGCAGGGCCGATTAAAACCTTAGCAGCAAGTGGAATTGGCGATTTTAAAATGATTTTACACTGGAATGAGTGTAACGCCCCATTAAAAAGAAATGTCAGCATAGAAGATGTAGGTAAAAGCGGAATGTATCTTTTAAGCGATCTTTCTAGTGGCGTAACAGGTGAAGTTCATTATGTAGATGCTGGATACAACATAATGGGAATGGGCGATATAGCAGAGCAAAATGGCGCCACCATCCTTGCGTGGGATAAATTCAAAGAGTAA
- a CDS encoding triose-phosphate isomerase, translating into MIYAANLKCNHTKKSYEIYANELSNALSSNSDSVIVFPPFTALTQNKFKFTQGAQNFYPAPNGSFTGEIGSDMLDELDITMVMIGHSERRALGEDEPFLRAKFDYAQSKGWDIIYCIGEDDITHMNGSTKEFLSDQLSNINLNYENLVIAYEPIWAIGTGKSAKAEFIAEILDFISTKTTAPLLYGGSVNITNIDEIKAIKSCDGVLVGTASWDAKKFLEIINKG; encoded by the coding sequence ATGATTTACGCTGCGAATTTAAAATGCAATCACACCAAAAAAAGCTACGAAATCTACGCTAATGAGCTTAGCAATGCCCTAAGCTCTAATAGCGATAGCGTGATTGTCTTTCCGCCATTTACAGCTCTAACTCAAAATAAATTTAAATTCACCCAAGGCGCACAAAACTTCTACCCCGCACCCAATGGCTCATTTACTGGTGAAATCGGTAGCGATATGCTAGATGAGCTTGATATCACAATGGTTATGATAGGGCATAGCGAGAGGAGAGCCTTAGGCGAAGACGAGCCGTTTTTAAGAGCGAAATTTGACTATGCTCAAAGCAAAGGCTGGGATATCATCTACTGTATCGGCGAAGATGATATAACTCACATGAATGGTAGCACCAAAGAGTTTTTAAGCGATCAATTATCAAATATAAATTTAAATTACGAAAATCTAGTGATAGCTTATGAGCCGATCTGGGCTATTGGTACTGGCAAGAGTGCTAAGGCTGAGTTTATAGCTGAAATTTTAGATTTTATATCGACTAAAACAACAGCGCCACTACTATATGGCGGTAGCGTAAATATAACAAATATTGATGAGATAAAAGCGATAAAATCATGCGATGGCGTGCTTGTAGGGACTGCTAGCTGGGACGCTAAGAAATTTTTAGAGATTATCAATAAAGGATAA
- a CDS encoding dihydroorotase, whose amino-acid sequence MKILIKNGTIINANESKKANILIENDKIIDITLDEPNADNIIDANGKLIMPGLIDIHVHFRDPGFEYKDDIISGSETAVAGGVTACCPMANTNPVNDNATITRDMIKKAKKRGLIDLMPIGAITKGMKGGGITEMGEMSEAGCVAFSDDGLPVSSSDVMRAALEYSAFHGSFIINHSQDCSLCRNGHMNEGPMSMKLGIKGMPREQEEIMISRDMLLAKLTGGHIHIAHVSSAWSLKLIEIAKKEGINITCEICPHHFTFDDSYLENYDTNYKMSPPLRTKADVEAMREGLKNGVIDIICTDHAPHHLDEKEREFDKAPFGILGLQTLIPLTLNLVRDGVISLNKMVELTSLNPAKLLKLNDRGKIEIGYLADITIVDPEFEYIYDDNLNKSKSKNSPLLGKKLKGGAIKTIKSGKLVYDFPNVVA is encoded by the coding sequence ATGAAAATTCTAATCAAAAATGGAACCATAATCAACGCTAATGAGAGCAAAAAAGCAAATATATTAATAGAAAATGATAAGATAATAGATATAACTCTAGATGAGCCAAATGCTGATAATATCATTGACGCTAATGGCAAACTCATAATGCCTGGACTCATCGATATCCATGTGCATTTTAGAGATCCGGGATTTGAGTATAAAGATGATATTATAAGTGGCTCTGAAACTGCTGTAGCTGGGGGTGTAACTGCTTGTTGCCCTATGGCAAATACAAATCCTGTTAATGATAATGCCACAATCACTAGAGATATGATTAAAAAGGCCAAAAAACGAGGCCTAATAGATTTAATGCCAATAGGAGCTATAACAAAAGGTATGAAAGGTGGCGGTATAACCGAGATGGGCGAGATGAGTGAGGCTGGATGCGTGGCATTTAGCGATGATGGATTGCCTGTGAGCTCTAGCGATGTTATGAGAGCTGCGCTTGAGTATTCAGCCTTTCACGGCTCATTTATCATAAATCACTCTCAAGACTGCTCGCTATGTAGAAATGGCCACATGAATGAAGGGCCGATGTCTATGAAGCTAGGTATAAAAGGCATGCCAAGAGAGCAAGAAGAGATAATGATAAGTAGAGATATGCTCTTAGCTAAACTCACAGGCGGCCATATACATATAGCTCATGTGAGTAGTGCTTGGAGCTTAAAACTCATTGAAATAGCCAAAAAAGAGGGTATTAATATAACTTGTGAAATCTGTCCGCACCACTTCACCTTCGATGATAGCTATCTTGAAAACTATGATACAAACTACAAAATGTCCCCACCACTTCGCACAAAAGCCGATGTAGAGGCTATGAGAGAGGGGTTAAAAAATGGCGTGATAGATATCATCTGTACAGATCACGCACCGCACCATTTAGATGAGAAAGAGAGGGAATTTGATAAGGCTCCATTTGGGATTTTAGGTCTTCAAACCTTAATTCCGCTTACTTTAAATTTAGTTAGAGATGGGGTGATAAGCTTAAATAAGATGGTAGAGCTAACTAGCCTAAATCCAGCTAAACTACTCAAATTAAACGATCGTGGCAAGATAGAGATCGGATATTTAGCTGATATCACAATTGTTGATCCTGAATTTGAGTATATCTATGATGATAATCTAAATAAATCTAAATCCAAAAATTCGCCACTCCTAGGCAAAAAGCTAAAAGGTGGCGCTATAAAAACTATAAAATCCGGAAAATTAGTATATGATTTTCCAAATGTGGTGGCGTGA
- the argS gene encoding arginine--tRNA ligase: MSAKDTLKNEISTILGREVVVEKPKDKSLAHYATPIAFSLAKELKKSPIAIANEISQKFNSPNYEVSAVNGYINFKLSGEFLNSLANEALKSGDKFGSKEIKNPKNIFLEYISANPTGPLHIGHVRGAVYGDTLARVARHIGVGVHTEYYINDAGNQIDLLGISISLRAREILFNEIVEYPEKYYRGEYIDELAKEAYDKFGKDIFDPNRNLELAEFGKDKVLDIIKKDLADAGITIDNWASEKSYYGELDSTLKRLEKSGEVYKKDDTTYIASTKLGDDSDRVVVRSDGRPTYLAGDIIYHNVKFASGYDNYINIWGADHHGYIPRLKAAINFLGYDESKLEVILMQMVSLLKDGKPFKMSKRAGTSVLMSDILSEIGSDALRFIFISKANTSSLEFDIDELKKQDSSNPVFYINYAHARINQIFTKAAKSPADVANVSLANLSDEGKNLLFEALIMPEILEDALNQRSLHKIPDYLKSLSASFHKFYNENRVVGSQNEDELLKLFSVVALSIKVALNLMGIKAKDIMEN, translated from the coding sequence ATGAGTGCTAAAGATACTCTAAAAAATGAGATAAGCACGATTTTAGGCCGTGAAGTCGTAGTAGAAAAACCAAAAGACAAATCTCTAGCTCACTACGCTACGCCAATCGCATTTAGTCTAGCCAAAGAGCTTAAAAAATCCCCCATAGCAATAGCTAATGAGATATCACAAAAATTTAACTCACCAAACTATGAAGTAAGTGCGGTCAATGGATATATAAATTTCAAATTAAGTGGCGAATTTTTAAATTCCTTAGCCAACGAAGCTTTAAAAAGTGGAGATAAATTCGGCTCAAAAGAGATAAAAAATCCTAAAAATATATTTTTAGAATATATCAGCGCCAACCCTACTGGCCCACTACACATAGGCCATGTGCGTGGAGCGGTGTATGGCGATACCTTAGCTAGAGTCGCTAGACATATCGGCGTGGGCGTCCATACGGAGTATTACATAAATGACGCTGGCAATCAAATAGATTTACTAGGAATCTCAATCTCGCTTAGAGCTCGTGAAATTTTATTTAATGAAATCGTGGAATATCCAGAGAAATATTATAGAGGTGAGTATATAGATGAGCTAGCCAAAGAGGCTTATGATAAATTTGGTAAAGATATTTTTGATCCTAATCGCAATCTCGAACTAGCCGAATTTGGCAAAGATAAGGTGCTTGATATAATCAAAAAAGATCTAGCAGATGCTGGAATTACCATAGATAACTGGGCAAGCGAGAAGTCGTATTATGGTGAGTTAGACTCCACTCTTAAGCGTTTAGAAAAAAGTGGTGAGGTATATAAAAAAGATGATACAACCTATATCGCCTCTACAAAACTTGGCGATGATAGTGATAGAGTCGTAGTGCGAAGCGATGGTCGCCCTACATATCTAGCCGGTGATATAATCTATCATAATGTCAAATTCGCTAGCGGATATGATAATTATATCAATATCTGGGGCGCTGATCACCATGGATATATCCCTAGATTGAAAGCGGCTATCAATTTTCTTGGTTATGATGAGAGCAAACTTGAAGTGATTTTAATGCAAATGGTAAGCCTATTAAAAGATGGAAAACCATTTAAAATGAGCAAAAGAGCAGGAACTAGTGTCTTAATGAGTGATATTTTAAGCGAAATTGGTAGCGATGCTTTGAGATTTATATTCATCTCCAAAGCCAACACTAGTAGCCTTGAGTTTGATATTGATGAGCTTAAAAAACAAGATAGCTCAAATCCGGTATTTTATATCAACTACGCTCACGCTAGAATAAATCAAATTTTCACAAAAGCAGCCAAATCACCAGCTGATGTGGCCAATGTCTCTTTGGCTAATTTAAGTGATGAGGGCAAAAATCTGCTATTTGAAGCTTTGATTATGCCTGAAATCTTAGAAGATGCCCTAAATCAAAGAAGCCTACACAAAATTCCAGATTATCTAAAATCCCTTAGTGCGAGTTTTCATAAATTCTATAATGAAAATAGAGTCGTAGGAAGCCAAAATGAAGATGAGCTATTAAAGCTATTTAGCGTCGTAGCCCTAAGTATCAAAGTAGCGCTAAATTTAATGGGAATCAAAGCCAAAGATATAATGGAAAATTAA